Part of the Halopenitus persicus genome is shown below.
ACCTCGTCGTAGATCGTGTAGTCGGGTCGGACGAGCAGCAGCGAGTCCGCGGTGTTCGCCATATCGCCGCCGAGAGCGCCGTACTGGGTGATCTCCGGACCGACCTGGAGGTCCCGCGGCTTCTCCATCGTCTTGACCGCGTAGTCGCTGTCGTTGAGGAACTCCGCGACCGCCTGTGCGAACGTCGACTTCCCGGCACCCGGCGAGCCGGAGATGAGAACCCCTCGTTTCGACTCGAGGAAGCGCTCGCGAAGCTCGTCGGCGAACTCGTAATCGTCGAGCTCGGTCTTGGCGATCGGCCGGACCGCGGTGATCTCGATGCCGTCCGCGAAGGGCGGCCGGGCGACGGCGATCCGGTAGTTCCGGTACTGGACGATGTCCATTCCCTCCTCGGAGAGCTCGACGAAGCCGTCGTTCGACCCCCGTGCGAGGTTGACGATCGCGGTCGCCCACTCGCCCATCCGATCCTCGCTCGTGGGCTCCTCCTCGATGACCTCGTAGCGCATCTCCCCGAGGGTTCCGCGTTTGGCCTTCGGCCTGGTGCCGGCCTTCAGGTGGACCGACATCGTCTCCTCGGTGAAGTAGTCGGCTATCGGCAGCTCCTCGACGGAGCCCCGGGTGACCGGCTCGACGTACTCCACGTCGATCCCCTTCGCCCGCGCGACCTCGGCCTGGACGACGTCGCTGGTCAGCAGCGTCCCGTCGTGGTCCTCCGCGACGTCCCGGATGATCGCGTCGACGTCGCCCTCGCTGGCGGCCCGCGTCTCGGTGGCGCTCGGGCGTCGGCCGACGTACGACAGCGAGACCGTCCCCTCGTCGGCGAGCTCGGCGAGTCGCTGGAGCTCGGAGAGACCGTCCCAGCCGGGCTCGTGGCCGTCGTTCGCCTGCGACTCCAGCTCGCCGACCACGGCCTCCGGGACGACGACGGTCGCCCCCTCGTAGGTCCCGTCCGCGACGCGTTCGGACACGCGGCCGTCGATGACCGCACTGGTGTCCGGTACAACGTTCATACCGGACCTGCGGGCGGGATCGGTATAAGCGTGTTCGACTGGCGGCTCGCGGTTCGAGGCGGTCGCCCGCGGCTAACCCACCGGCGCGTCGATCTCGCTCCGCCGGTACTGAACGTGGTTCAGCGATCCGATCCCACTTTGGACGGTCCTTCAGGTCCACAATCTT
Proteins encoded:
- a CDS encoding PINc/VapC family ATPase translates to MNVVPDTSAVIDGRVSERVADGTYEGATVVVPEAVVGELESQANDGHEPGWDGLSELQRLAELADEGTVSLSYVGRRPSATETRAASEGDVDAIIRDVAEDHDGTLLTSDVVQAEVARAKGIDVEYVEPVTRGSVEELPIADYFTEETMSVHLKAGTRPKAKRGTLGEMRYEVIEEEPTSEDRMGEWATAIVNLARGSNDGFVELSEEGMDIVQYRNYRIAVARPPFADGIEITAVRPIAKTELDDYEFADELRERFLESKRGVLISGSPGAGKSTFAQAVAEFLNDSDYAVKTMEKPRDLQVGPEITQYGALGGDMANTADSLLLVRPDYTIYDEVRKTADFEVFSDMRMAGVGMVGVVHASRAIDALQRLVGRVELGMIPQIVDTVVYIEAGRVHTVYDVDTEVKVPEGLTAEDLARPVIRVRDFETGRADYEIYTFNRQVVTVPIGAEGEDGAESGVSRIAKQEIEREIRSVARGHVDVELQGRDTAIVYVEEDDISYVIGKGGGRISDIENRLGIDIDVRTHDERPTPTGDGAGGSGTGSGTATGAGGAGAMGGDRGAVVQPEITSRHVVIPVEEDVGETVEVRAEDEYLFTATVGRGGEIQVSRGSAIAEELEDAIDRKRTISVVPARG